A genome region from Arachidicoccus soli includes the following:
- the fabG gene encoding 3-oxoacyl-[acyl-carrier-protein] reductase, whose protein sequence is MNLLKDKVAIVTGAARGIGEAIAIKLAENGAHIAFTYVSDSSKEKADGLEKKLQDLGVKAKAYQSNAADFAAAESFVNDVVKEFGTVDICVNNAGISKDNLLLRMTPEQWSDVINTNLTSVYNITKQVIRPMMKARSGSIINMSSIVGMSGNAGQSSYAASKAGIIGFTQSIAKELGGRNIRCNAIAPGFVETDMTHYLKEGSAGDAYLKNIPLGRFGKAEEIANTTLFLASELSSYITGQVISTCGGLNI, encoded by the coding sequence ATGAATTTACTGAAAGATAAAGTAGCCATCGTAACCGGCGCGGCGCGCGGTATCGGAGAAGCTATTGCTATAAAATTAGCTGAAAATGGTGCACATATTGCATTCACTTATGTAAGTGATAGTAGCAAAGAAAAAGCTGATGGATTGGAAAAGAAATTGCAAGATCTGGGCGTAAAGGCAAAAGCTTATCAAAGTAATGCGGCTGATTTTGCAGCTGCTGAATCTTTTGTAAATGACGTCGTAAAAGAGTTTGGCACCGTGGATATTTGTGTAAACAATGCCGGCATCAGTAAAGATAATTTATTGTTGCGTATGACACCCGAACAGTGGAGCGATGTTATCAATACCAATCTTACCAGCGTTTACAATATTACCAAACAGGTTATTCGCCCAATGATGAAAGCCAGGAGTGGAAGCATTATCAATATGAGTTCCATTGTGGGTATGAGCGGAAACGCAGGCCAAAGCAGCTATGCGGCTTCCAAAGCGGGTATTATTGGCTTTACGCAATCAATTGCTAAAGAATTAGGCGGTCGCAATATTCGTTGCAATGCCATCGCACCCGGATTTGTTGAAACGGATATGACCCATTATCTAAAAGAAGGAAGTGCAGGCGATGCCTATTTAAAAAACATTCCTCTAGGTCGATTTGGTAAAGCAGAGGAAATCGCAAATACAACATTATTCTTAGCTTCTGAATTAAGTTCTTACATCACGGGTCAAGTTATCAGCACTTGCGGTGGTTTGAACATTTAA
- the rnhA gene encoding ribonuclease HI has protein sequence MPQLIIYTDGASRGNPGPGGFGAILMFGDKRKEISQGFRHTTNNRMELLAVIAALESLTKKNIPLTIFTDSQYVVNSIEKKWLDGWIKTNFKGGKKNKDLWLRYAAIAKDFRVKFHWVKGHADNPFNNRCDELATNAADGKNLLIDEAYEKENL, from the coding sequence ATGCCGCAATTAATTATTTATACCGATGGTGCTTCGCGTGGAAATCCAGGCCCGGGTGGATTTGGAGCGATTTTAATGTTTGGTGATAAGCGAAAAGAAATTAGTCAGGGATTTAGACATACTACCAACAACCGCATGGAATTGTTGGCGGTAATAGCGGCATTAGAAAGTCTAACTAAAAAAAATATTCCTTTGACAATTTTTACAGATAGTCAATATGTGGTAAACAGCATAGAAAAAAAATGGCTGGATGGTTGGATAAAAACCAACTTTAAAGGTGGGAAGAAGAATAAAGATTTATGGCTACGCTATGCAGCCATCGCAAAAGATTTTCGAGTAAAATTTCATTGGGTAAAAGGACACGCAGATAATCCGTTCAACAACCGTTGCGACGAACTTGCCACAAATGCTGCTGATGGTAAAAATTTATTGATTGACGAAGCTTACGAAAAGGAGAATTTATAA
- a CDS encoding carbonic anhydrase, which yields MEIIKKILAENKIWAEQTVADKPDFFTTLAKLQTPEILWIGCSDSRVPANQITGTQPGEIFVHRNIANLVIHTDVNLLSVLDYAVRQLHVKHIIVCGHYGCGGVGAALTNHNFDLVLNMWIRQIKDVYGLYKDELEAITDLPKKTDRLVELNVIEQVKHLAKTSIVQRAWKHESVPHLHGWVYGLKDGIINPIFEMHPGDKIDPLYIYDDI from the coding sequence ATGGAAATTATAAAAAAGATTCTGGCAGAAAATAAAATCTGGGCAGAACAAACAGTTGCAGACAAGCCCGACTTTTTTACCACGCTTGCCAAATTACAAACACCAGAGATATTATGGATTGGTTGTAGCGATAGTCGCGTACCCGCCAACCAAATTACTGGAACACAACCAGGCGAGATTTTTGTTCATCGCAATATTGCCAATTTAGTGATTCATACCGATGTAAATCTCTTGAGTGTACTAGATTATGCCGTAAGACAATTGCACGTAAAACACATTATTGTTTGCGGGCATTATGGTTGTGGTGGTGTGGGGGCCGCATTGACCAATCACAACTTTGACTTGGTTTTAAACATGTGGATAAGACAAATTAAAGATGTGTATGGATTATATAAAGATGAACTAGAAGCCATCACCGACTTACCAAAAAAGACTGATCGTCTAGTCGAGCTTAATGTAATAGAACAAGTAAAACATCTTGCAAAAACATCTATTGTACAGCGCGCTTGGAAACACGAATCAGTTCCTCATTTACATGGATGGGTTTACGGATTAAAGGATGGCATTATTAATCCTATATTTGAAATGCACCCCGGCGATAAAATAGATCCTTTGTATATCTACGACGATATTTAA
- the rsmI gene encoding 16S rRNA (cytidine(1402)-2'-O)-methyltransferase: MLYLVPTPLGNLKDITLRSIEVLKSVDLILCEDTRTSSKLLKHYDIQNPVSPYHQHNEHKVLQHIADQLEAGKNIALITDAGTPGISDPAFLLVRECAKRDIKLECLPGATAFVLALVNSGLPCNRFCFEGFLPLKKGRQTMFKKLAEEERTMIFYESPMRLVKTLTEMMEYFGADRPCSVSRELTKLYEETKRGSLHDVCNYFQQKPVKGEIVIVVQGKD, from the coding sequence ATGCTTTATTTAGTCCCCACGCCTTTAGGCAATTTAAAAGATATTACGCTTCGCTCGATTGAGGTGTTAAAATCTGTGGATTTAATTCTTTGTGAAGACACACGTACTTCTTCCAAATTATTGAAGCATTATGATATTCAAAACCCAGTTTCACCATATCATCAGCACAACGAACATAAGGTTTTGCAACACATTGCCGACCAGTTGGAAGCGGGAAAGAATATTGCCCTAATCACAGATGCCGGTACTCCCGGTATTTCTGATCCTGCTTTTTTATTGGTACGCGAATGTGCTAAAAGAGATATAAAATTAGAGTGCTTACCCGGTGCTACAGCCTTTGTATTGGCGCTTGTAAATAGTGGCTTGCCTTGCAATCGTTTTTGTTTTGAAGGATTTTTGCCCCTGAAAAAAGGCCGTCAGACAATGTTTAAAAAATTGGCTGAAGAAGAACGTACCATGATTTTTTATGAAAGTCCGATGCGTTTGGTAAAAACATTGACCGAGATGATGGAATATTTTGGCGCAGATAGACCTTGTAGTGTTAGCAGAGAGTTAACTAAGTTGTATGAAGAAACTAAACGAGGTTCCTTGCACGATGTTTGCAATTACTTTCAACAAAAGCCGGTAAAAGGAGAAATTGTAATCGTTGTTCAAGGAAAAGATTAA
- the purS gene encoding phosphoribosylformylglycinamidine synthase subunit PurS — MIYNVQIKVMPLKELLDPQGKAVIGSLKNLDINNVQDVRIGKHITLQIEAENENAAKKIAETTATKLLANPVMEYFEIEMIN, encoded by the coding sequence ATGATCTATAATGTACAGATAAAAGTAATGCCTTTAAAGGAGTTGCTTGATCCACAAGGAAAGGCAGTAATTGGCAGTTTGAAAAATTTGGATATTAATAATGTGCAGGATGTACGTATTGGTAAACACATCACTTTGCAAATTGAAGCAGAAAACGAAAACGCTGCTAAAAAAATTGCGGAAACTACGGCAACTAAACTTTTAGCTAACCCTGTGATGGAATATTTTGAAATTGAAATGATTAATTAA
- a CDS encoding GH3 auxin-responsive promoter family protein — protein MKIISPTISRLARMRHWRIEEWLHHPIAYQREVLQDLVTHGQYTSIGRKYGFNRLFDIRRFKATVPIHEYEDLKPYIDRIMEGEENVLWNTPVSWFAKSSGTTSQKSKFIPLTKESLEDCHYQAAKDVLTLYYQNNPESDLLTGKGLVIGGSHQVSQINEEIFCGDLSAVLLQNTPFWGQWLRTPELSIALMDEWENKIEALAQSTINEDVTSISGVPTWSLVLAKRILEITGHKNLKEVWPNLEVYMHGGVSFTPYQQQFQKVFGSEVHYLEMYNASEGFFAAQDGSMEEGMLLFLNHGIFYEFMPIEEYGKENPQTIGLKQVELNKNYAPVISTNGGLWRYLLGDTIQFTNLNPFRVKVSGRVKHFINAFGEELIIDNADNAIAETCKLLNCHVIEYTAAPIYFSENENGAHEWLFEFETPPANLHLFAQTLDNVLKKLNSDYEAKRQKDIALRMPQIKSLPKNTFNQWLKSKNKLGGQHKIPRLSNSREFVDEILQLIEPKN, from the coding sequence ATGAAAATTATTTCCCCTACCATATCGAGATTGGCACGCATGCGTCATTGGCGCATTGAAGAATGGTTGCATCATCCGATAGCTTATCAAAGAGAAGTCTTACAAGATTTGGTTACACATGGACAATATACTTCCATCGGACGCAAGTATGGGTTCAATAGATTATTTGATATTCGTAGATTTAAAGCTACCGTTCCCATTCACGAATACGAAGATTTGAAGCCCTATATTGATCGTATTATGGAAGGGGAAGAAAATGTGCTTTGGAATACACCCGTTTCCTGGTTTGCCAAGAGTAGTGGCACGACAAGTCAAAAAAGCAAATTTATTCCTCTTACCAAAGAAAGTTTAGAAGATTGTCATTATCAAGCAGCAAAAGATGTACTTACTTTATACTATCAAAACAATCCGGAAAGTGATTTACTTACTGGAAAAGGTTTAGTTATTGGCGGGAGTCACCAAGTAAGCCAAATAAACGAAGAAATTTTCTGCGGGGATTTAAGTGCAGTGCTGTTACAAAACACGCCATTTTGGGGGCAATGGCTGCGTACTCCCGAGCTTTCTATAGCTTTAATGGATGAATGGGAAAATAAAATTGAAGCTCTGGCGCAATCAACTATTAATGAAGATGTGACTTCAATTTCGGGCGTTCCCACATGGTCACTTGTTTTAGCAAAACGTATATTGGAAATTACGGGGCATAAAAATCTAAAAGAAGTTTGGCCCAATCTAGAAGTATACATGCATGGAGGCGTTTCTTTTACACCCTATCAGCAACAATTTCAAAAGGTTTTTGGCAGCGAAGTACATTATCTTGAAATGTACAATGCCAGTGAAGGTTTTTTTGCAGCACAAGACGGCAGCATGGAAGAAGGAATGCTGCTATTTTTAAATCATGGTATCTTTTATGAGTTTATGCCCATTGAAGAATACGGCAAAGAAAATCCGCAAACAATAGGATTAAAGCAGGTAGAGCTTAACAAAAACTATGCGCCCGTAATATCTACCAATGGAGGTTTATGGCGTTATCTGCTAGGTGATACAATTCAGTTTACCAATCTAAACCCATTTCGTGTAAAAGTAAGTGGACGTGTAAAACACTTTATCAATGCTTTTGGCGAGGAATTAATTATAGACAACGCAGACAATGCAATTGCCGAGACTTGCAAACTGCTGAACTGTCATGTAATTGAATATACTGCAGCACCTATTTATTTTTCCGAGAATGAAAATGGTGCCCACGAATGGTTATTCGAATTCGAAACACCTCCCGCTAATCTGCACCTCTTTGCACAAACACTGGATAATGTATTAAAAAAATTAAATAGTGACTATGAGGCAAAAAGACAAAAAGACATTGCACTGAGGATGCCACAAATAAAATCCCTCCCTAAAAATACCTTCAACCAATGGTTGAAAAGTAAAAACAAATTGGGTGGGCAACACAAAATACCACGACTAAGTAATAGTCGGGAATTTGTGGATGAAATTTTACAGTTAATCGAACCAAAAAATTAA
- a CDS encoding DUF5362 family protein has protein sequence MEENQLLEEEKETLHFSENVKTSLAYTTVWTKFLAIAGFIMIGLLILVGIGIAFTASVASTIMPTPYRGLGALGSTFIIILYVIIGALYLYPTNQLYHFSKKMKLALVESNQQLLEEALEHQRRMFKFIGILLIVILCIYALLFLLLFIISMIRGMR, from the coding sequence ATGGAAGAAAATCAATTATTGGAAGAAGAAAAAGAAACATTGCATTTCTCAGAAAATGTAAAAACTTCTTTGGCATACACGACTGTATGGACGAAATTCTTGGCAATCGCAGGATTTATTATGATTGGACTTTTAATCTTAGTAGGAATTGGGATTGCTTTTACGGCCTCCGTCGCAAGCACAATAATGCCTACCCCATATCGTGGATTAGGAGCATTAGGTTCTACTTTCATTATTATTCTTTATGTAATTATTGGCGCACTTTATCTTTATCCTACAAACCAGTTATATCACTTTTCAAAAAAGATGAAATTAGCCCTTGTAGAATCTAATCAACAACTTCTAGAAGAAGCACTTGAACATCAAAGAAGGATGTTTAAATTTATCGGTATTCTGTTGATTGTAATATTGTGTATTTATGCTTTATTATTTTTACTACTTTTCATTATAAGCATGATAAGAGGAATGCGTTAA
- a CDS encoding LptF/LptG family permease, which yields MIKKLDKLILRSFVGPFIATFLISTFVLVMQYFWLWIDDLVGKGLDFITIMEFIGLVTAITVPLALPLSLLLSSIMTFGKLGESFELVAIKSAGISLERFMRPLLLVAFFLGGVAFLFANNIIPVVNLKRERMLYDIITSKPALNIKVGSFYDKIEGFVIRVGEKDKESKNIGDVVIFEKNYGLQDNLLTAKSGTMEMTPDKLSMKFTLRDGYHYEESGSNVGNNTQFIRMHFKTYRKLLDMSSFKLKQTGEEGFKYSPQMLTFRQLIPAIDSLEHQDVFFQKRAENQLRPYIGFVQYQDSSWHKYSSKTSATTYLSTMSDSIKRVAYAQALGQINRANSDLDFISQDYQSLQNSIRSHLIEAHRKFTLSVACIILFMIGAPLGSIIRKGGLGSPLVFSIIFFVLFYLLNTIGERLARQGVLSCFEGMWLSTFVLLPIGLFLTYKAMRDSQLFNNEAYFRVFRRIKLFFKKKRAAMEIEQQTD from the coding sequence ATGATAAAGAAACTAGATAAACTTATTTTGCGATCCTTCGTTGGACCGTTTATTGCTACTTTTTTAATCTCTACTTTTGTATTGGTAATGCAATATTTTTGGTTGTGGATTGATGATTTGGTGGGTAAAGGGTTAGACTTTATTACGATAATGGAGTTTATAGGTCTTGTTACTGCAATCACTGTCCCACTGGCATTGCCGCTTTCTTTGCTACTTTCCTCTATCATGACTTTTGGAAAACTGGGCGAGTCATTTGAGCTGGTAGCGATTAAATCTGCTGGTATCTCTTTGGAGCGTTTTATGCGTCCTTTATTACTTGTTGCTTTCTTTTTGGGAGGTGTTGCTTTTCTGTTTGCCAACAATATTATTCCGGTGGTAAATTTGAAAAGAGAAAGAATGCTATACGATATCATCACTTCCAAGCCTGCATTAAATATTAAGGTCGGTAGTTTTTACGATAAGATTGAAGGTTTTGTAATACGCGTTGGAGAAAAGGATAAGGAGAGCAAAAATATTGGTGATGTAGTAATTTTTGAAAAAAATTATGGACTGCAGGACAACTTGCTTACCGCCAAGTCGGGTACAATGGAAATGACGCCCGATAAGCTCTCAATGAAATTTACTTTGCGCGACGGCTATCATTATGAAGAGTCCGGTTCTAATGTGGGGAACAATACCCAGTTTATCAGAATGCATTTTAAAACTTATAGAAAATTACTTGATATGTCGAGTTTTAAATTGAAACAAACCGGAGAAGAAGGATTTAAATATAGCCCGCAAATGCTCACTTTTAGACAATTAATTCCGGCAATTGATTCGCTCGAACACCAAGATGTTTTCTTTCAAAAACGTGCGGAAAACCAACTAAGACCTTATATTGGTTTTGTGCAATATCAAGATAGTAGTTGGCATAAATATTCATCAAAAACTTCAGCCACAACTTATTTATCTACTATGTCCGATTCTATAAAGCGAGTCGCGTATGCACAAGCTTTAGGTCAAATAAATAGGGCCAACAGCGATCTCGATTTTATCAGTCAGGATTATCAGTCTTTGCAAAATAGTATTCGTTCTCACCTTATTGAAGCGCATAGGAAGTTTACGCTATCTGTTGCATGTATTATTTTATTTATGATAGGAGCACCGTTAGGCTCTATCATACGCAAAGGAGGTTTGGGTTCTCCGCTGGTATTCTCTATAATATTCTTCGTATTATTTTATCTGCTCAATACTATTGGTGAGCGTTTGGCACGCCAAGGTGTGTTATCTTGCTTCGAAGGAATGTGGTTGTCGACATTTGTACTGTTGCCTATCGGTTTATTTTTAACTTACAAAGCCATGCGTGACTCGCAATTGTTCAACAACGAAGCCTATTTTAGAGTTTTCAGAAGGATAAAACTATTTTTTAAGAAGAAGCGAGCAGCGATGGAAATAGAACAACAGACGGATTGA
- a CDS encoding RNA polymerase sigma factor — protein sequence MANKGLENEFEMLIKEHEFLLNKICRVYTQALQDRQDLFQEIVIQLWKSYPNFKGDAKISTWMYKVAIYTSITGLRKKKNFIHSTEPENLPQVGSELQYDNTKDKQLENLYTAIAQLNEIEKAIIMLYLENKNYAEMEEIMGINQGNLRVKMNRIKDKLKQIIKS from the coding sequence TTGGCAAATAAAGGACTGGAAAACGAGTTTGAAATGCTGATAAAAGAACACGAGTTTCTGTTGAATAAAATATGCAGGGTGTATACGCAAGCATTGCAAGACCGGCAAGATTTGTTTCAGGAAATAGTGATTCAGCTTTGGAAATCTTATCCAAATTTTAAGGGCGATGCTAAAATCAGTACTTGGATGTATAAAGTGGCCATTTATACTTCCATTACCGGTCTTAGAAAAAAGAAAAACTTTATTCATTCTACCGAACCAGAGAATCTTCCTCAGGTGGGTAGCGAACTTCAGTACGACAATACAAAAGACAAACAACTCGAGAATTTGTACACTGCCATTGCCCAACTGAACGAAATAGAGAAAGCCATTATTATGCTTTATCTCGAAAATAAAAATTACGCGGAGATGGAAGAAATAATGGGCATCAACCAAGGCAATTTAAGAGTAAAAATGAACAGGATTAAAGACAAATTAAAACAAATTATTAAATCATAA
- a CDS encoding nucleotidyltransferase substrate binding protein: MDNEKDIRWKQRFQNFETAIFNLQEAVHKSNLSDLEKAGVIQFYEFTFELAWKTLKDYLEEKDVQVQFPRDTIKESFLYQIITEGDIWMDMLQKRNLMSHTYNKENAEIAYRLIVGEYFDALYAVYLKLKTEV, translated from the coding sequence ATGGATAACGAAAAAGATATAAGGTGGAAGCAGCGGTTTCAAAATTTTGAAACGGCAATATTTAACTTGCAAGAAGCTGTCCATAAAAGTAATCTTTCAGATTTGGAAAAGGCAGGTGTCATCCAGTTTTATGAATTTACTTTTGAATTAGCGTGGAAAACACTAAAGGATTATTTAGAGGAGAAAGATGTTCAGGTTCAGTTTCCGCGTGATACCATCAAAGAAAGTTTTTTATATCAAATAATTACCGAGGGCGATATTTGGATGGATATGCTACAGAAAAGGAATTTGATGAGCCATACTTATAATAAAGAAAATGCGGAAATAGCTTATCGCCTTATTGTTGGCGAATATTTTGATGCACTGTATGCAGTTTATCTAAAATTAAAAACAGAAGTATGA
- a CDS encoding nucleotidyltransferase family protein, whose protein sequence is MNTFGITNKSYNLLLETLSKYREVEQAVLFGSRAKGNFKNGSDIDIAIKGKNCTAEIALNINAIINEDLPIPYYVDIVNYNSLQHDELKKHIDRVGVTFFQSRNIN, encoded by the coding sequence ATGAATACGTTCGGCATCACTAATAAAAGCTATAACCTGCTACTGGAGACACTTTCGAAATATAGAGAAGTGGAGCAAGCTGTTTTATTTGGAAGCAGGGCTAAAGGAAATTTTAAAAATGGCAGCGATATTGACATCGCCATTAAAGGCAAAAATTGCACCGCCGAGATTGCTTTAAATATTAATGCAATTATTAACGAAGACTTGCCCATTCCATATTACGTGGATATTGTAAATTATAATTCGCTTCAGCATGATGAGCTCAAAAAGCATATTGATAGGGTGGGCGTTACATTTTTTCAATCGAGGAATATAAATTAA
- a CDS encoding aspartate aminotransferase family protein has translation MNNRQLFLQHIAQTSPEPMGLEMVSAEGIYQTAIDGKKYVDLISGFSVCNIGHSHPKVIEAVQKQAAQYMHIIVYGEFIESPQVLYAKLLTDLLPENLNSVYFTNSGAEATEGAMKLAKRSTNRSKIIAFNKSYHGSTQGALSVMGDEYFRNAFRPLLPDVYHLDYNDENAIEVIDENTACIIMETVQAEAGIIRPKKDWIKKIREKCNRTGTLLILDEIQAGFGRTGSLWAFEQFDIVPDILLLGKALGGGMPLGAFIADRNIMNTLTFNPVLGHISTFAGHPVSCAAGKAALNVLLEGKFIEEVKQKEEILKQILVHPKIKMLTTAGLWACIRFDSFETNKKVIDRCIKNGLIADWFLFASEGLRVGPPLIISNEELKRACETIIQSIDEVI, from the coding sequence ATGAATAACCGTCAACTTTTTTTACAACACATCGCGCAAACATCGCCTGAACCAATGGGACTTGAAATGGTATCTGCCGAAGGCATTTATCAAACAGCTATTGATGGGAAAAAATATGTGGATTTAATTTCCGGATTCAGTGTTTGCAATATTGGTCATTCACATCCGAAAGTAATTGAAGCAGTACAAAAACAAGCAGCACAATATATGCATATCATTGTGTATGGGGAGTTTATAGAATCGCCGCAAGTACTATATGCGAAGCTATTGACGGATTTGTTGCCTGAAAATCTTAACTCCGTTTATTTTACGAATAGTGGTGCAGAAGCTACTGAAGGAGCGATGAAATTGGCAAAACGTTCTACCAACAGAAGTAAAATTATTGCATTTAATAAAAGTTATCATGGTTCTACCCAAGGTGCATTGAGCGTGATGGGAGATGAATATTTTAGAAATGCTTTTCGCCCTTTGTTACCCGACGTGTATCACTTAGATTATAATGATGAAAATGCAATAGAAGTGATTGATGAAAATACAGCCTGTATAATCATGGAAACAGTGCAGGCAGAAGCGGGTATTATTCGACCAAAGAAAGATTGGATAAAAAAAATTAGGGAGAAATGTAACAGAACAGGAACGCTTTTAATTTTAGATGAGATACAAGCAGGCTTTGGACGAACCGGATCCTTGTGGGCTTTTGAGCAATTTGATATTGTACCGGATATTTTATTATTGGGCAAAGCGCTGGGTGGTGGTATGCCATTGGGCGCTTTTATTGCAGATAGAAATATAATGAACACACTTACTTTTAATCCCGTTTTGGGGCATATCAGCACATTTGCAGGGCATCCGGTCAGCTGTGCTGCAGGTAAAGCGGCATTGAATGTTTTATTAGAAGGGAAGTTTATTGAGGAAGTAAAACAGAAGGAAGAAATTCTTAAGCAAATATTGGTTCATCCTAAAATAAAAATGCTTACGACAGCCGGACTTTGGGCATGTATCCGTTTCGATAGCTTTGAAACGAATAAAAAAGTTATTGATCGTTGTATTAAAAATGGATTAATTGCTGACTGGTTTTTGTTTGCTTCTGAAGGGTTACGTGTTGGTCCGCCATTGATTATTTCTAATGAAGAGCTCAAAAGAGCTTGTGAAACGATTATTCAATCAATTGATGAGGTAATATAA
- a CDS encoding PepSY-like domain-containing protein, with the protein MKFLLTGLLSICLSFSMANAQIRNVPTEVKSTIHLQFPNAKHIDYSDYLAYYQVKFINNDSATTVIITNKGKIKATSVSMKYDDLPSAVKDGFKKSKYADWKVKDVARYYQPDQPMQYEINASGESFLSKKNLFFSRDGQLLSDKQVL; encoded by the coding sequence ATGAAGTTTTTACTAACAGGTTTACTATCCATTTGCCTAAGTTTTTCTATGGCTAATGCACAAATAAGAAATGTGCCAACAGAAGTAAAATCCACCATTCATCTGCAGTTCCCCAATGCGAAACATATAGATTATTCTGATTATCTGGCCTATTATCAAGTAAAGTTTATCAATAATGATTCTGCTACAACTGTTATCATTACCAACAAAGGCAAGATAAAGGCAACTTCAGTAAGTATGAAATATGATGACTTGCCTTCTGCTGTAAAAGATGGGTTTAAGAAAAGTAAATATGCTGATTGGAAAGTAAAAGATGTTGCGAGATATTATCAGCCTGATCAACCCATGCAATACGAAATAAATGCCTCTGGAGAATCATTTTTAAGCAAGAAAAATCTATTCTTTTCTAGAGATGGACAGTTATTGAGCGATAAGCAAGTTTTATAA
- a CDS encoding CDP-alcohol phosphatidyltransferase family protein, with amino-acid sequence MRKHIANCFTLLNLVFGCLAVIYILNGIGKPGADNALQNMYDAAIFICCAAVVDFLDGLIARLLNAASELGKQLDSLADLVSFGVAPGLIVFQFLKISIAKNNPELAGNIWYLLPALLLPCAGAFRLARFNLSKSKNLNFEGMPIPAAGIFVASLPVIYYFNHFVFVQNLLQNMWLWYVVIFVVSFLMISTLPMMSMKFKNLSFIQNWPKFLLVIIAVLLVIFFKWLAVSIIFLLYVLLSLITLQKE; translated from the coding sequence ATGAGAAAACATATCGCCAATTGTTTTACACTGCTGAATTTAGTGTTTGGCTGCTTGGCTGTGATTTATATCCTAAATGGTATTGGCAAGCCCGGAGCAGACAATGCGTTGCAGAATATGTATGATGCAGCTATTTTTATTTGTTGCGCAGCTGTTGTGGATTTTTTAGATGGTTTAATTGCTCGATTGCTGAATGCGGCATCTGAATTGGGGAAGCAATTGGATTCTTTGGCAGATTTAGTAAGTTTTGGTGTCGCTCCTGGACTGATTGTTTTCCAGTTTTTGAAAATAAGTATTGCTAAAAATAACCCTGAATTAGCAGGAAATATTTGGTATTTGTTGCCTGCTTTGCTCCTGCCTTGTGCCGGAGCTTTTAGGCTGGCGCGTTTTAATTTAAGTAAAAGCAAAAACCTCAATTTTGAAGGAATGCCGATTCCGGCGGCGGGTATTTTTGTGGCTTCACTCCCGGTAATTTATTATTTTAATCATTTTGTTTTCGTACAAAATCTATTGCAAAATATGTGGTTATGGTATGTAGTTATTTTTGTTGTTAGTTTTTTGATGATTTCTACATTACCAATGATGAGCATGAAATTTAAAAACCTTTCTTTTATACAAAATTGGCCGAAATTTTTATTAGTCATTATTGCAGTTTTATTAGTTATTTTTTTTAAGTGGCTGGCAGTATCTATAATATTTTTATTGTATGTACTATTGTCTTTAATAACACTTCAAAAAGAATGA
- a CDS encoding START-like domain-containing protein, with protein MAKKQLYSIEFPVRCSPNILYNFLATPAGLQEWFADLVDQRDGVFSFSWSGGTPEKAKLISSEENKSVRFSWLNEDPKEYFEFNIETAEVSNQTILMISAFAEKGDIKDESMVWEYQVKELFHRLGS; from the coding sequence ATGGCAAAAAAACAACTATATTCTATAGAATTTCCCGTGAGATGTTCTCCTAATATATTATACAATTTTTTAGCGACACCTGCAGGGCTTCAGGAGTGGTTTGCAGATTTAGTAGATCAGAGAGATGGCGTGTTTAGTTTTTCTTGGAGTGGAGGCACCCCTGAAAAAGCAAAACTGATTTCAAGCGAAGAAAATAAGTCTGTAAGATTCAGCTGGTTAAATGAAGATCCGAAGGAATACTTTGAGTTTAACATAGAAACGGCAGAAGTTTCTAATCAGACAATATTAATGATTAGTGCTTTTGCGGAAAAAGGCGATATCAAAGATGAAAGCATGGTTTGGGAGTATCAGGTAAAAGAACTTTTTCATCGCTTAGGAAGTTAA